In Candidatus Bathyarchaeota archaeon, the genomic stretch AAACACTAAAATGAGCATCGACACTGAAAGAGATACTTGCTCAACTGTTCTTTTCAATTAGTTTTTCTCCTTTCTTGGTAGCTTTCAATTCGTAAGGATTCATTCAAAACTACCGAATTATAGTATTACTCAAAAAGACTTAAATAGGTTTCTTATGAATAGAAAGCATGATTTCCCTAGAATCTTCGTTTCTATGCGTCAATCTGTGAATAACTATTATAAACAGATTAACGTAATCAATCTTTATGCCAAACAAAGTTCATTGCGCTCATATCCTTGTAAAAACCCAGAAAGAGGCAAATGCGGTTCTGGAACGGTTGAAGAAAGGGGAAAAGTTTGCAAACATCGCGAAGCAGGTCTCGCTCTGTCCGTCGGGAAAGCGTGGAGGAGGCCTTGGAACGTTCAGCAGAGGAAAGATGGTGAAGGAATTCGAGAAAGCAGCTTTCGCCCTTCAAAAAGGACAGATTTCACCTGTAGTAAAAACGAAGTTTGGATACCACGTAATAA encodes the following:
- a CDS encoding peptidyl-prolyl cis-trans isomerase, which gives rise to MPNKVHCAHILVKTQKEANAVLERLKKGEKFANIAKQVSLCPSGKRGGGLGTFSRGKMVKEFEKAAFALQKGQISPVVKTKFGYHVIKRLE